The following coding sequences lie in one Deltaproteobacteria bacterium genomic window:
- a CDS encoding zinc ribbon domain-containing protein, whose translation MERIGPCPNCASEIDTGAFAIGERAVCPACQSAFRVEVVSARGAPAVRLVACAGCGSKLDVSAFEPGDEAACPECGAVALVPPFAPRALAPPTEISVLATIGALLALVAAVVHPAIALVGLAFSLAAFVDIERRRGHLTGRRRAAGGALANVVILLLYLMLVPRPLPDAFYDDDDEARLRAKLEVVSEERRKSGANARAGYADSLAPLLVYDPNLAADGGVTFIFGSVDSEGYTFTTIHALGTRERGTRSGRREFVFHD comes from the coding sequence GTGGAACGCATCGGCCCATGCCCGAATTGCGCCAGCGAAATCGACACCGGCGCGTTCGCGATCGGCGAGCGGGCCGTATGTCCTGCATGCCAAAGCGCGTTTCGCGTCGAGGTTGTGTCGGCGCGCGGCGCGCCCGCCGTGCGGCTCGTCGCGTGCGCGGGTTGCGGATCAAAGCTCGACGTCAGCGCGTTCGAGCCCGGAGACGAAGCCGCCTGCCCCGAGTGCGGCGCGGTCGCACTGGTGCCGCCCTTCGCGCCGCGCGCGCTGGCTCCACCCACCGAGATCAGCGTGCTCGCGACGATCGGCGCGCTGCTGGCGCTCGTCGCCGCGGTGGTGCATCCGGCGATCGCCCTTGTCGGGCTCGCGTTTTCGCTCGCGGCGTTTGTCGACATCGAGCGGCGGCGCGGGCATCTGACGGGTCGTCGCCGGGCGGCGGGCGGCGCGTTGGCGAACGTCGTGATCCTCCTGCTCTACCTGATGCTGGTGCCGCGCCCGCTGCCGGACGCGTTCTACGACGATGACGACGAGGCGCGGCTGCGCGCGAAGCTCGAGGTCGTAAGCGAGGAACGCCGCAAATCCGGCGCAAACGCTCGCGCGGGTTATGCGGATTCGCTCGCGCCGCTGCTGGTGTACGACCCGAATCTCGCGGCCGACGGCGGGGTGACGTTCATCTTCGGCTCGGTGGATTCCGAAGGCTACACCTTCACCACGATTCACGCGCTGGGAACGCGCGAGCGTGGGACGCGCTCAGGGCGGCGCGAGTTCGTCTTCCACGATTGA
- a CDS encoding enoyl-CoA hydratase/isomerase family protein, which produces MTDSMILRCETDARGVATMTLNRPEVGNAFNGELVAAIDARLDELARPGACRMLALRGAGKHFCAGGDLNWMAHLAMAGEDANDRDARAVGEMMRKLKFFPHPTLAVVHGAALGGGASLVVCCDIAVASSNAVFAISGVKMGMLPVVISPYIVSAIGPRRARRYYLTGERIPAPRAESIGLIHECVAPEELEAAAAALVAHLLDGGPIAQAMAKDLVAEEADPPIEGATFDRLAARLADLRATNEAVEGMTAFLEKRPPNWKA; this is translated from the coding sequence ATGACCGATTCCATGATTTTGCGCTGCGAGACCGACGCGCGCGGCGTCGCCACGATGACCCTCAACCGCCCCGAGGTCGGCAACGCGTTCAACGGCGAGCTCGTCGCGGCCATCGACGCACGGCTAGACGAACTCGCGCGCCCCGGCGCGTGCCGCATGCTGGCGCTGCGCGGCGCGGGCAAGCATTTTTGCGCGGGCGGCGATCTGAACTGGATGGCGCACCTGGCGATGGCGGGCGAAGACGCCAACGACCGCGACGCGCGCGCCGTGGGCGAGATGATGCGCAAACTGAAATTTTTCCCGCATCCCACGCTCGCCGTCGTGCACGGCGCGGCGCTGGGCGGCGGGGCGAGCCTCGTCGTGTGCTGCGACATTGCCGTGGCGTCGTCGAATGCCGTATTCGCGATCTCGGGCGTCAAGATGGGCATGCTGCCCGTCGTCATCAGCCCTTACATCGTCTCGGCGATCGGCCCCCGCCGCGCGCGGCGCTATTACCTGACCGGCGAGCGCATTCCCGCACCGAGGGCGGAATCGATCGGCCTGATTCACGAATGCGTTGCGCCCGAGGAACTCGAGGCGGCGGCGGCGGCGCTCGTCGCGCACCTGCTCGACGGCGGACCGATCGCGCAGGCGATGGCCAAGGATCTCGTGGCCGAGGAAGCCGATCCGCCCATCGAGGGGGCGACATTCGACCGCCTCGCCGCGCGCCTCGCCGATCTGCGTGCGACGAACGAAGCGGTGGAAGGCATGACCGCGTTTCTGGAAAAGCGCCCGCCGAACTGGAAGGCGTGA
- a CDS encoding permease, which yields MEFLANYLNSVWSILLDLSGPLLLGLFIAGLVHEFLPKSFIRRRLAGNTWRSVTEAALVGVPMPLCSCGVVPTAIGLRNDGASKGAATSFLISTPQTGVDSILVSATFLGWPFAVFKLFSAFVTGLVGGLAVNWTTPAAEREARDDIVEAKDAAPRHKGWRRITGAMHYAAFDLFAMIDLWLAVGILAAAFISVLVPPGYLQGIQWTQGIGGMLLTLAIAMPLYVCTTSSVPIAASLIAAGMPTGTALVFLMAGPATNIATMGLVYRALGARVLAIYLSTIAVFSIAFGLIFDRVIAPVAVGEHAHHVHHPGGSNWIAVVSTALVLGLLAFFLSRRIVHRVRAMRPATVPEGAVTLTVEGMSCVKCVAKVKDVCEASPGVTSAEVNLAAGRVTLHGADIATDAVAAAIRKAGYKIADRPA from the coding sequence ATGGAATTCCTCGCGAACTATCTGAACTCGGTCTGGTCGATCCTGCTCGACCTTTCCGGGCCGTTGCTGCTCGGCCTGTTCATCGCCGGGCTCGTCCACGAATTTTTGCCCAAGTCGTTCATCCGCCGCCGGCTCGCGGGCAACACCTGGCGCTCGGTGACCGAGGCGGCGCTGGTGGGCGTGCCGATGCCGCTGTGCTCGTGCGGCGTGGTGCCGACGGCGATCGGCCTACGCAACGACGGCGCGTCGAAAGGCGCGGCGACGAGCTTCCTCATCAGCACGCCGCAGACCGGCGTCGATTCCATTCTCGTCTCGGCCACGTTCCTGGGCTGGCCCTTCGCCGTGTTCAAGCTGTTTTCGGCCTTTGTCACGGGCCTTGTCGGCGGGCTCGCGGTCAACTGGACCACGCCCGCCGCCGAGCGCGAGGCTCGCGACGACATTGTCGAGGCCAAAGACGCCGCGCCGCGCCACAAGGGCTGGCGGCGCATCACCGGCGCGATGCACTACGCCGCGTTCGACCTGTTCGCCATGATCGATCTGTGGCTCGCGGTCGGCATCCTCGCCGCCGCGTTCATCTCCGTGCTCGTGCCGCCCGGCTACCTGCAGGGCATCCAATGGACGCAGGGCATCGGCGGCATGCTGCTCACGCTGGCCATCGCCATGCCGCTCTACGTGTGCACCACCAGCTCGGTTCCCATCGCCGCGTCACTGATCGCGGCGGGCATGCCCACCGGCACGGCGCTCGTGTTTCTCATGGCGGGCCCGGCGACGAACATCGCCACGATGGGGCTGGTGTACCGGGCTCTGGGCGCGCGGGTGCTGGCGATCTATCTGTCGACCATCGCCGTTTTCAGCATCGCGTTCGGCCTGATCTTCGACCGGGTGATCGCGCCTGTCGCGGTCGGCGAACATGCCCACCACGTGCATCACCCGGGCGGTTCGAATTGGATCGCCGTCGTCTCCACGGCCCTCGTGCTCGGCCTGCTCGCGTTCTTTCTCTCTCGCCGCATCGTCCATCGCGTTCGGGCGATGCGTCCGGCGACCGTGCCCGAGGGCGCGGTCACGCTGACGGTTGAGGGCATGTCGTGCGTGAAGTGCGTGGCCAAGGTGAAGGACGTGTGCGAGGCGAGCCCCGGCGTCACGAGCGCCGAGGTGAATCTCGCCGCCGGGCGCGTGACCCTTCACGGCGCGGACATCGCGACCGACGCCGTCGCCGCCGCTATCCGCAAAGCGGGGTACAAGATCGCGGATCGGCCGGCATAA